One window of Psychrobacillus sp. FSL H8-0483 genomic DNA carries:
- a CDS encoding ROK family protein yields MEYIVAVDIGGTKIAAGVLNKENVWMSEIKKKSDTSSADNMYVSLLDSIHEAIDQANLSKEQITGIGLTIPGQLDTEKGLAIYQNNLPWENFPVGDRLAKEFPTYQLAFEHDVVAAALGEWSVRNLTDELFVYITVSTGICASIIHQGKPLRGLGLAGEIGFFPVHEGQVLENYASGSAMERALKLGDPNSTLADAFRRWEQGDKDLDSFFQDRAYQLAVAIFNVTAVLDPDRIVLGGGVINNQESFFKLIKDHYQLLCKHPLQKNWPTRIELSTLKGKSGLFGVAMKASVSIKCDELS; encoded by the coding sequence GTGGAATATATTGTAGCGGTAGATATTGGTGGAACGAAAATAGCTGCAGGCGTGCTAAACAAAGAAAATGTTTGGATGTCTGAGATCAAGAAAAAAAGTGATACGTCAAGTGCCGACAATATGTATGTGTCATTATTGGATAGTATTCATGAGGCGATTGACCAAGCAAATTTATCGAAAGAACAAATTACCGGCATAGGGCTTACAATACCAGGGCAATTAGATACAGAGAAGGGTTTGGCTATCTATCAAAATAATTTGCCTTGGGAGAACTTTCCGGTGGGTGATAGATTAGCAAAGGAATTTCCAACCTACCAGTTAGCTTTTGAACATGATGTCGTAGCGGCGGCATTGGGAGAATGGTCAGTTAGGAACTTAACAGATGAACTATTTGTCTATATCACTGTGAGTACTGGCATTTGCGCGAGCATTATTCATCAGGGAAAGCCCTTACGAGGATTAGGACTTGCGGGTGAAATTGGCTTTTTCCCTGTTCATGAAGGTCAAGTACTAGAAAACTATGCTTCTGGCTCTGCAATGGAAAGAGCACTGAAGTTAGGTGATCCCAACAGTACGTTAGCAGATGCTTTTAGACGTTGGGAGCAAGGCGACAAGGATTTAGATTCTTTTTTTCAAGATAGAGCCTATCAACTAGCCGTTGCTATTTTTAATGTGACAGCCGTTCTTGATCCAGACAGGATTGTCTTGGGAGGCGGGGTCATTAATAATCAGGAAAGTTTCTTTAAGCTTATCAAAGATCATTATCAATTATTGTGCAAGCATCCACTTCAGAAAAATTGGCCCACTAGAATCGAGCTAAGTACATTGAAGGGAAAATCAGGCCTTTTTGGTGTAGCAATGAAGGCAAGTGTCTCTATTAAATGCGATGAATTGAGCTAG
- a CDS encoding sugar ABC transporter permease, producing the protein MNNEKKKLIIPYLIPAMALYLIFFIGPALYGLWISFHDWSGFTKDMDFVGLKNYLNIFEDPIYWQSFKNMMLILLVGGIFVFFIALLFTSLMSQGVTAKKAVRAIIFFPNIIAPIALAIVWNYLYRYDIGFFNSVLKIVGIDPVNWTSPDNIMMSAVISIVWYSTGFYAIILLGGVDKIPNTYFEAARIEGASTFKIFTKVTLPLIWDVFSIAVILWGINAIRLFDFLFAFGGPEPPSRMWNTAMYQYILGFGQRTPIYQLGYSSAVALSMVVVVLIFVITGRKLFKREVYEL; encoded by the coding sequence GTGAATAACGAGAAAAAGAAACTGATTATTCCATATTTAATTCCAGCTATGGCCTTATATCTTATTTTCTTTATCGGCCCTGCACTCTATGGTCTTTGGATAAGCTTTCACGATTGGAGTGGGTTTACTAAGGATATGGACTTTGTTGGACTTAAAAATTACTTAAATATTTTTGAGGATCCAATCTACTGGCAGTCATTTAAAAACATGATGCTCATACTACTTGTTGGCGGAATCTTTGTCTTTTTTATCGCCTTACTATTTACTTCCTTAATGAGTCAAGGAGTAACGGCGAAAAAGGCTGTGCGTGCAATTATCTTCTTCCCAAATATTATCGCCCCAATTGCGTTAGCGATTGTATGGAACTACCTATACCGCTACGATATTGGATTTTTTAACTCGGTATTAAAAATAGTTGGAATCGACCCAGTCAACTGGACAAGTCCAGATAATATTATGATGTCGGCAGTTATTTCAATTGTTTGGTATAGCACAGGATTTTACGCAATCATCTTATTAGGTGGAGTTGATAAAATTCCAAATACGTATTTTGAGGCAGCAAGAATTGAAGGTGCTTCAACATTTAAGATTTTCACGAAAGTGACGCTTCCTCTAATCTGGGATGTCTTTTCGATTGCGGTTATATTATGGGGCATAAATGCTATTCGTTTATTCGATTTCCTGTTTGCCTTTGGTGGGCCTGAACCCCCTTCACGTATGTGGAATACAGCAATGTATCAATACATATTAGGATTTGGACAGCGGACACCTATTTACCAGCTAGGCTATTCGAGTGCAGTTGCTTTATCAATGGTTGTAGTTGTTTTGATCTTTGTTATCACGGGAAGAAAGTTGTTTAAACGTGAAGTATATGAACTGTAA
- a CDS encoding carbohydrate ABC transporter permease, which produces MKTNDRSILLVIGKALLYIWVIFILFVLGWIVLASLKTNQELFDGFWKLPETLQWGNYYTAWVQSDLASYFFNSVIVVTVSVLGIVLVSAPAAYVLSRFKFFWKEPLTLLFVIGIGIPYQAVLIPIYLLLLKTGLINSHLGLIIVYVALSLPFTIFILTGFFQTLPAEVEEAAAIDGATANTVFWKVMLPMARPGLITVTILNAVSLWNEFLLAKAYINVNDQYTLSVGLYQFYQSMQYNSDWVSLFAGVVIIIFPILIFFLWLSDRIIEGMTAGSGK; this is translated from the coding sequence GTGAAAACAAATGATCGAAGTATTTTACTAGTTATCGGTAAAGCCCTCTTATATATTTGGGTTATCTTTATTTTATTTGTTCTAGGTTGGATAGTACTAGCCTCGCTAAAAACGAACCAAGAACTATTTGATGGTTTTTGGAAATTACCAGAAACATTGCAGTGGGGCAACTACTATACGGCATGGGTGCAATCTGATTTAGCATCATATTTCTTTAACAGTGTCATCGTTGTGACAGTCAGTGTACTAGGCATTGTTTTAGTAAGTGCACCGGCAGCTTACGTACTCTCAAGGTTTAAATTCTTTTGGAAAGAGCCTTTAACATTACTTTTTGTTATCGGGATTGGGATTCCGTATCAAGCGGTATTAATTCCTATTTATTTACTTTTGTTAAAAACAGGGTTAATCAATTCGCATTTGGGACTTATTATTGTATATGTAGCATTGTCACTACCATTTACAATTTTTATTTTGACAGGATTTTTCCAAACGCTTCCTGCTGAGGTTGAGGAAGCTGCTGCCATTGACGGGGCTACTGCAAACACAGTATTTTGGAAAGTCATGTTGCCTATGGCACGCCCAGGGTTAATAACTGTGACCATTTTAAATGCCGTATCCTTGTGGAATGAGTTTTTATTAGCCAAAGCTTATATAAATGTCAATGATCAATATACATTATCGGTTGGTTTATATCAGTTCTATCAATCCATGCAATACAATTCGGATTGGGTTAGCTTGTTCGCCGGGGTTGTTATTATTATATTCCCTATTCTGATTTTCTTTTTATGGCTTTCTGATAGAATTATAGAAGGAATGACTGCCGGAAGCGGAAAATAA
- a CDS encoding GntR family transcriptional regulator: MEKLDTTSFVPLYQQLKDIIIENIDRGVWSPGDKIYSEQQLSEQFNVSRNTSKKAIEDLVQDGVLYRIQGKGTFLSYPKIEQSLSAFYSFSQVLKDKGLKPKDIILNIKVEKATHKVAKALQISKGEEVIMLQRLRCVKDEPIILESSYFPKKCIRDIEKLSLVGEIPLYDILRNEFDIIVNSAKETFEPILISEEATYLEVKPGSPALLLERVAYDPSKVPVEFCKSIVRGDRCKFYTELI, from the coding sequence ATGGAGAAGTTAGATACGACTAGCTTTGTGCCATTGTATCAACAACTGAAGGATATTATTATTGAAAATATTGATAGAGGCGTTTGGAGTCCAGGAGACAAGATTTATTCTGAGCAACAATTGTCCGAGCAATTTAACGTGAGTCGCAATACATCGAAAAAGGCGATTGAAGATTTAGTACAGGATGGCGTCCTGTATCGCATTCAAGGCAAAGGGACTTTCTTAAGTTATCCGAAAATTGAACAATCATTATCGGCTTTTTATAGCTTTAGTCAGGTTTTAAAAGACAAGGGATTGAAGCCGAAAGATATTATTTTGAATATAAAGGTAGAAAAGGCGACACATAAGGTAGCGAAAGCACTTCAAATTAGTAAAGGTGAAGAAGTGATTATGCTACAAAGGCTACGCTGTGTAAAGGACGAGCCAATTATATTGGAGTCTTCTTATTTCCCTAAAAAGTGTATTAGAGATATTGAAAAGTTGTCATTAGTTGGTGAAATCCCTTTATATGATATTTTGAGAAATGAATTCGATATTATTGTAAATTCAGCCAAGGAAACGTTTGAACCGATATTAATAAGTGAAGAAGCTACGTATTTAGAAGTAAAGCCAGGCTCACCTGCGTTATTACTCGAACGGGTTGCTTATGATCCATCGAAGGTGCCAGTAGAATTTTGTAAGTCCATTGTGCGTGGTGACCGTTGTAAATTTTACACAGAACTGATTTAA